The genomic stretch tgtgtgttttgttacttactgtttgttgtttatagtggtgtgtacattgtacttagtttatgttatcaatacattttcagacattacccatgaaaaacatacatacatacatagcagcttctacaatgtttgagacggacacaggaagttgtgtgtttgacaAAACTAAATTTTTATTGCGTTACTCAAATTTTTCAAAAgtcttattttttccgcttgtgtgtgctgggtgctgtgctttgtgctggctcactggcacgtgctcgggaggaacgccgaacaggggaggttactggcgtttggataggggtcgtggttccagagctggatgtcacttgttgagctgccatcaatgttatgttgttgctcaaattatttatgcttgcattcagttgtgtgttggttgcagtgtggctggctacaatccgggataaagactcattcacaacctggttgtgctgtattagttgtaCGAGTGTTTGTtggtggcgctgttgctcatcaatgatgcgcgttaaatgagccagcatttggttgttgtctgcccgtatttgctccatcgatgttgcgattcggcctacttggacaatcagtctgcccgagttgcgactaatgcgcggtagatgatggggcagactggcaaggtgttgggtatgtgcggtcaggctggcattgctttgggcctgttggcttgtccaactggaccaaaagtcatctggtatttgtggctggggtggagcttgtgccagttgtggactcatggaggcttgggggatatcctgcagctgtattggctggctcgggtcaacaggtgttagttgcagtgtgaaggttgcctgttggtcttgtccctgctggtccacgtcggccatcaagcttggctctgtatggggtggccaacatgcaatgtttacttttctaaaaatatatttgctagttctaaacattactacattcataatactccatttctcaAGTTTTTAGAGTTGTTTTTCTTAACTTATAATTTGTTTGTTctcaaaaaacatatataccatcacaggcgtgcacatagacagacttgcggaatcctcacctaactacctcccctccacagcattacagtgttatgtcacctcccctgtccacgatatagactgcttacctggatagtccagaggagcggagcaagtaagcagtctacataccggacaggggaggtgtgtgaacactataatgttgtggagggtgtttttgaaaaaagtcatttttttttttaatttttatgtgcacgtgtgtggtcaaaatatttacaaatgtatgttctttttttaaaaatgatgttggcgatatcaaccactaagacattgaaaaattaagcatttgcacctttaacaattgaagacgtaacatcacattgcttgttatggaaaacatgtaatctcaactccaactcacaacatagtaactgtactgtgtagattatttgctatgtgtttagtttctgttttgactcaccagataactgaggtgatcggggctcatcactctgtggactcgccaatagtgccagtggtggctggggtgacactgcagaaatgcgccgcctgggtggggaagatggagccgcagattccgtgccaagacgccgtgtcttacttggcctcctgggtaagtgccccgagccctgtgatgggcgccttagaggaggtaggcttacagaagcagaacctatgagaatatataaacattaatattttgtacttctatgtgtttgcagaatatgtgactacagtgaattcttacctgcaatcccagcatcatcctgagttgtctgaggcctgtctggccggctggtctgtcggactgttgaaaaagtggcgaAAACATTATTACCATACTTTGTGTAAAAAttctaactgcaaagccttagtgtactgtaaccatctattaggtattgtaaattaaactaatttctgcttaagatcttcgtgcttccttaatttgtggtgtatatcaaaatgtacatggcgttgcaccaaataaatctgttacatttgagaattatgtgtcagatattgcatagattgaatacttgcaaattgaaccaaaatgtttatttgaatttgtagaaacctttaaaaaaaaaaaaaaaaaaaaaaaaaaaatgctattagatacaacaccgatgtccaagcaatatctcataataattattgcaaatacacataccagcaggcattgcacctgtttttgccaataaaaaataaaaagctacagccaaggcaagatggaaaatgcagtttctaaacacaaacacaccttaagggtgcataggcctgtaatacatgaccaacaatttttgcatcctttaacctttaaaaaaaacaacattatcaTTTTGAGGACATTTTACAATATTTAACAAAtatccaactcaccatcctgcgtgggtcggtccgaatcccggacatgagttgcagacaccacttctgcaggaatcagtgcccgcacaggctcctcccactcccgataggttgcccggaaaggggggccacctccggttttgcgggctgattttgcctctttggccatcttggccttgacacgccgctttatgtcatagaacctcttgcgacacgtgtcctcagtccgcctcaccacaccctcactattgacggcaactattacttgcccccacaggacagacttcctgcgggaggacaccttgccagcatcctgaccaaacaattggcgatggtgcttcatcagctcacgcaccaacgccatgttttcagcatagctgaacttaatattcctgccagtcttggtagtggtgcgtggctgcggagccacaacaccatcactatcactggagaatgcagcaacaggcaccccctcctcctcctcctcactaacctcctccctctcactaaccccctccacctcactaacagcctccacctcactaacagcctccacctcactaccagcctccacctcactaacctccgccaccacactgacctctgagtctgacatgaggacaaacgacacaaaacacagaaaaatcaatacaaaaaacacactcctccactactactactactacacaccacacagccaacacacacgctcactcactcactcacaaacaatgacaaaagactataaaaaaaaaacaaggacaaaaaagttgacaaactgtgaaaaaacaatactacaaatatgacaagactacttacacacacagtacagcactcaacaatcacaaaactcctctccaaatccaccaaaaacaccaccaaactcaccaactccaaatacaccttcctctctcctctccactagctaaacccacgaggtgcggtgtgtttggggcggttttatagtaatatgcacagacactcctccttcacgaatacaaccaatcacggacgcgtgacaaaaacgaaacttaggactaaaaacgcggccgcaatatcaaaatcactgccgtaacagacatgtgacgcagtcgtaaaaaaaacccacaaacacggccgcaaaacaacaaaatcggccgcattctacagctgaaaaccacgaatgacatcgacatcggaacaaaagaaaaacccgaatacgacagcttagtaaattagtcgtaatcaattcaaaaagttgcagttttacactttcgatgtcattcgtgattgaactttgacctgaaacgggaaaatacgaatcttagtaaatttacccctatgtgtcttgCTTCTGGGACCATTCATCTTTCCATCATTGCTCATTTCCTATTTTCCTTTCACTCTATCTGTTGCTTCATTTTCCACCTAAGGACTAAGGGACAGATCATACACCCCACTCCTCAGTGTTTTCTTATAATGAGCCCAATGAGTGAAAAGTCCAGCACTGTCCACTGGTGTAGTCGTGACGTTATTGCAAGAAGTTTACTATACGCTCTCCAGTAACCCGTAAATAAAATATATGTGGAAGCGTAAGAtaatcactccagcattggagtttGTTTTAAACGACAAACACATGGTAAGCAGGTCATATAATAGCACAGGAGAGGACAGTCAGCTGCTGCAGGGAGAGTAAACCCCACATTTATGCAGCCTTCCCCTTCCCAGTTGCTTCCATCATAAAATCTTTGCTCTCACAGTAACACACTAACTTCCCCTCCTTCTTAATTACTGATAACATGTCCAGCAGATGCTTTCTGGCTTGGGgttatctcccctcctccaacaatgtTGGTGTTTCTCTTTCATCTTCTCCCTTGCACCTAACCCCTCCCAACAGTGTGACCAGTGTACTGTATACAGGGTATGGGGtgtaaaataaaaaagaaataaaaaaaagtacATGAAGTAATGGGTAAATTACAGGGCTTTTTGGGTGTTATTACATTGCATAGTGTATAATATAGTGTCATAAGATACAGTATAATGCGGGTCAGGGTTACATTGCTGAGTCAgtatacattaataataataataataataataataataataattttatttatatagtactaCAATAGGACTCAATGCACTCAACAGATACATAGCACaacatagtacagaaaataatgaagtacagaaaagcttttcataaaatacaaaagcatgtagatactaaagggacattatggaaatgcttgagtaaataggaaagtcttgagtctacttttgaaggattctatagttggggcctctcgcactgtgtggggaagcgcgttccatagagtcggagccgcatgactaaaagctcgacccccagatgaattatgggagattctatgtACTGGTAAAGGTCCTTCatatacagatcgcagtaatcgagtggggcagtatggggtcagaagcctcttcaggtaccttgggccctggtcatgtagtgcccaATGGGTGTTATGTGTCtataacggggctggttggttaacagcctggcagctttgttttgcaccagctgtaagcggtacaATTCTTTtgatgggagaccaaggtagagggcattacagtagtctaatcaagatgatacaaatgcatggttgACTTTTggaagatcatctgagggaattaagtgcttgattctggctatgttcctcaggtgaaagaatgaggatttgattgtggctgatatctgatgtttacgtgtcaagccaccatccaggacaacgataAGATTCCACACACgagcagtggtttgtaattctgaatccccgagtgtaagtccagttggttggctatgctttgATGTTGCGgtactatcataaggacctctgttttatccgggttcagtcacagccaactggcactcatccactcctggagttcagctagacagccattaagggttgctattgggttatcagtgcccggagcaaaggacaagtacagttgtataTCATCTGCATAtcagtggtagaccagcccatggtgcctgattatttcatccagagggagcatgtatactgcaaaaagcatgggggatagtatccaTGTGGGATACcatatggcaatggcactgatggtgatgagtatactccagacgatactctctgtgacctgcctgtgagaaatgatttgatccAGCTAAGGACTgtaccatccagtccacaaaaatgtatcagtcggtcaatcagaagcccatggtccatggtatcaaatgctgcagagagatccagaaggattaatattgaacattcgcctttgtctcttgccatcagaacatcatttaacacacacacaagggctgtttcagtgctatgtcttctcctgaatcctgattggaatggatcatagatatcatgagttgtcaggcgggtttctagtggatttgcaacgactttctcaataacctttcctagaaaaggaaggtttgataccggtctgtagttggtcatgcagtcgggatctaaattagtttttttaagaagaagtctaacaattgcttcctttaggggtccaggaaaaatgcctgtctgcaaagagcattgaacaattttttcaaagacaggaccaattatatccatacaacctattagaagcttggttgagggagGGTCCAGATCGCAGGTGGTGTGGCgcaaaatctgagcaatttcagcaatgtcctttacatccactgggttaaagctggtccatgaaggcaggtggcttatatttgtaggctttgtagtttggaactcctttgatggcactgtggagattccagcccaggtggtggatattttatctgcaaagaagtttgcaaactcgttgcatcgtgcctgggagagggtttcatcagtctgcaggcatgctggcttacaaagcatctccactgtgcggaaaagttgagctggcctattgtttgctgccgtgatctcatttgacatgaactgtgatttcttacgggtgattgttgattgatattcttcgttatgctttattagttttattttgtcattacAGCGTATAAGGTATGATAGGGTTAAAGTATGCGAATAACGCAGATCATTGATCACAGAAGTGCATTAATACAGATAGGTTACATTGCCGGGTATTGGGTAAATAACAGTATAACAAAGCAGTGTTGGAATACAATAAACAGAAAATATAGAGCATTGATTACATTGAGGGGTCGCCAAGGCAATCAGTGATTTCATTACGGCACATGTTCATGACAGTATATAAGATGTGATATAATACAGTGCATAAAATACAATATCAAATAAGTAATGCattccctccaactgtacctttttagcaggtacagtacctttttttacggtctgtaccgatttttggctctccaaacttccattgaaagtataggaaaagccctttacccatggccacgcccccttttcgaatttgtaccaatatttatgtgtaaaatgttggagggtatggttttGTCACTAATGTCAGTGCCGCAGGTGTGTATTACACGTGGGCTAACAGTGTATGAGGCGTAACTCTATGATAGGGAGATACAAGATAATGCCACAAAAGTATATGACAGTGTGTAGGCCAACTTAGTGATATCCAGTGTGTGTATAAGAGATGTACTATTGATATAATATACAAGATAATACAAATCATTGATGTCACTGTGAAACGCGTTATTACAGTGTATAAGATGTAGtagtgatataatatacaatataagacAAATCAGGACGTCATTTCGGCATGTATATattgcagggtataagatgtactaGTAATATAATATCCAATATAATACAAATCAGTGATGTCATTGCCGCATGTGTATATTACGATGTATAGGACATactagggatataatatacagaatAATGATTAGTGGGGGCATTGCTGCGTGAGCATATTTTAGCATTCTAAATATACTAGCGGGCTAATATAAAGTATAATACCAGATCGTGACCATGTATTATTACATTGTAGGAGGTATATAacgaacagtataatacagatcagtgtttTCAGTGCTGGACGAAAATAGGCTGCAGTCTAGGAGGTATAATAGCAATATGTATTAATAAAGGGGCATGGTGG from Pseudophryne corroboree isolate aPseCor3 chromosome 5, aPseCor3.hap2, whole genome shotgun sequence encodes the following:
- the LOC134929633 gene encoding uncharacterized protein LOC134929633; this encodes MALVRELMKHHRQLFGQDAGKVSSRRKSVLWGQVIVAVNSEGVVRRTEDTCRKRFYDIKRRVKAKMAKEAKSARKTGGGPPFRATYREWEEPVRALIPAEVVSATHVRDSDRPTQDVRQTSRPDRPQTTQDDAGIAGSASVSLPPLRRPSQGSGHLPRRPSKTRRLGTESAAPSSPPRRRISAVSPQPPLALLASPQSDEPRSPQLSEPSLMADVDQQGQDQQATFTLQLTPVDPSQPIQLQDIPQASMSPQLAQAPPQPQIPDDFWSSWTSQQAQSNASLTAHTQHLASLPHHLPRISRNSGRLIVQVGRIATSMEQIRADNNQMLAHLTRIIDEQQRHQQTLVQLIQHNQVVNESLSRIVASHTATNTQLNASINNLSNNITLMAAQQLNFGLITPNDFVPEVPSKLQKILPKSKFEPQSQNASIKTFVCLLEQQTDDHLRSSPQVRYNLTKEESDALQHLAEQTNLIFRPADKGGALVIQNLQDYKMYQLICPCGLSYIGKTEWMFKERMAAHRSAIKHAITKGSSEQPVARHFADKRHPLTTLKYRMIDHWETEKYKLNSQLKLHKHFSGRKTLSEIQKFDKIPRNLLKFQKHSGFDPVSNNAAIKTHGCMLDNTVHSDVVAGMLNNKNKCIINLSRDEFNAPRDLSTYTNITICPTDKGGAIVIQDLHDYKAELERQLNDTSDYRLLECDPTLNFSRLLNNKLQLAVNSGVISNDLKSALIIEHQSFIHCPRYIKP